The window ATAGAAGAGTGGAGTGCATGTTGGGTGCAAATAGATGGTATGCATTGATCTCAAATTAGTCCAACCAATAGAGACCGATGAGTAGTTGCCATTAACGAGTCTTCCAGAGATTCCACATTATACTCAATGCCCTTTTCATGTGTGAGAATTATTAACCAAAATTACATACGTATGAATATAAGCATCCAAATGTTCATGCGTCAAGCAAGTGTCAAGCTGCGGTGTtacttcttattcttctttgtATTGTGAGTGATGTTTTGCTTTTGTGGTGATCGAATCCTGAAGACTGATACACTCACAAATCATGAGTTACATAGGCACCACTACGAGATCACTAGACTTGCaaccatttaataaaattaaaggGAATATTTTGGTTGATAGTTGGCAGTAAAAGTAAAGAGAGTATGAACCAAGAAAATTAGGCTCAAAGCGAAGCAAAAGACAAGAAGAGGAATCAAAGTACTCTTAAGATGTACCTTTTGTACAAAAAAAACTGGAGCATTATGTGAGCGGAAGACCCAAGCAGAAACCTCCCGTCCATGCAAATAATAGCAATCATATAAAGATCTTGATTCTACAGCTGGCTTCAAACCtatgtttttttggttattttatcTTAAATGAATACAATCAATAAATACTCATTCTGGTAAACAAGATTTAGTTATTAAAATGTCAAAATTCATGGCTTTCTACATTGATCTAAATTACGTATCTATAAGGTTATGTTAGAATTTATAGTCTGTGTGAGTCTGTGAGATTCATAAGAAGCTATACATCCTAAAAATGGATGTTTTGGAGCCTCATCAAATCTTGTTGTTCCATTTCATATGGTAAATCTTGTTGGGTAAGTTTGGATTCTATAGAAAAAGCTTTAATTACTCTTTAAGTTAACTATCTTTgttttttatgtaaatttaatagTCTTTATTCTCTCCTGTTCATCTTTATATGCTTACATGACTATTATTATGATTTTACGAGAAACAAGAAGTCAAGAACTATACAAAGTCGAATCTGGTTATTTTGTATTCGTTTATTAACCGACACAACCAAAACACATTCCCATATGATTTAAGTCAAAATTATTTAACTAGCTAGATATGAAAGCAACAAGGAAAAAGAATGAGAAGCTAGACGAAGAAAATTGTAAAGAAAAATCGATTATTAATTACAACTAAGACAATCAATACACTCTCATAGAAcatttcaaataaataaaaaacaattttcataGAATCAAAATAGCCCTTGATCATCATAATCTTCAATTCTTCATCATCATGCCTTCTCGGATTGCTACGGAGAGAGAGATTGGCGCTGGGACGCAGAGACACGAGTGGCATGAAACTTGGCAATAAAGGCAGACGCTTTGCGGTCAATACCTGGTTCAGCCACCCAGTAACGTTTGTCTTCATCACTAGCCATTGCTTTGCGAGTATAAACGACGTCATCCCAAGAGGCGTCTACTTCCACTCTTTGAGATCTTCGTGTTTTAAAGAAGCTGAAGAGACTGTGTGACATGCTTCCTCCCATTAGTATGTGTCTTTGAAATTTTATGGAACGAGACGAGAACAAGAAGAGACGCGAAAGATAAGAGAGAGGTTTTGGATTAAATGTTGTTTCGAATGTGGAGATGTGGGGTTTGCGCATGCATGTATTTATAAGGAATATGCTCACCAAAACATTAACGAGTGAACCAGTTATATACTGTAATAGTTTAACCGGTCATCCAAAAATGTTAATTATTAGCAGTACGTATTCAACTGAGACTAGTTATATTTATTCTTAACGTTTGTTTGTCGCATGCAGCAACCACAAGTCTAGTACTAAGTTTTAATTGTCTCCAATTGTTTTAGTTAGGAAATCGGAGAATTTTTGTTTCgtatagttttcaaaaaaagttGGAtgtattatttacaaaatatgataGAAGCTTAAATAAAAATTGCTTTTGATATTTTCGTTCCTTTTTTTTCAATTCTAGTGAGTGGTATGtcggtgttcaaaaaaaaaaaggtgagtggtatgtcttttgaaaaataaataaagaaagttTGAACCAAATTATGCATCTCTTGATCAGAACTATATCAAAAACTTGGAAGTATCACAAAATCTTGCTCAATCGTTTGCCATTTTTGGAACTCAATATCATCAATTCAAGAAACGATGTCAAATTTTCAAAAGTATTTGTTcatcagttatatatatattaggcgTGCAAATCATTAGTAGCCGGGATATTTCAGGCACGTCGAGAATGGTAATACCAATTATATGGTTGTCGAGATTTTGTAAATCTCATGTATTCATGTGTTGGCTTGAATTGAACCCAAAAACAAAAAGCATTGGTTAGGCATTTAAGTTCTCTGTGTTTGTTTGGTCTTTTCTCTCATATTTTCTTCAATGTCTTTTTTCCTTTATACTAGTATTCTTTTTCTAGAATcaatttttcaagtttttttattattttttactacTTACAtggaattttcttttattattattataaaactcAAACATACTCTCACTTTGGTGTCCTTCCTTTCCATTCCCCACCAATCTTAGCAAACTCTTGCCTAACTAAGGCCACTTTCATTTCTCCGAAAcactttattattttatactcGCAGTCATACACGTTAGGACTATGAGCAGTCATACACGTTAGGAAGATAATTATAACTTGAACCCTAACGTTTATATAATTCTCCACCAATTtcaattatttattcatatatttatttcgtatatttcaaattgttttatttatacatGTAATTAAATTTGTGAATGCGTCCGAATTTCAAAATGACCAATCATAAGAAGTACAATACATTTATCGAGTATGGATTGAATGAGTGTTCAAAATTGATCGGTCAAGTATGTCAATCATGGAGTAATTaacttcttttttaaaaaaaaaaaatcatgtaattaacTTGAGTGTATCTATCAACTCTTGAagcattttatatattaatttctaTCCAAACTGCAGATTAGCAATTTCTATGCATACTACGCATGATTTTTCTATAGTCTTGTGGAAATTTAAAATTAGGTTTGTGTTTTGTAATAATACTAAACTGAACGTATGTGGGGGAACTAATAGTCGGTTTCACATTAGCATAGATATTTACTATAGTTATTGCATATAAATACGCGAAGATGAAATACTATATGGatataaaaagtatataatttggTAGGAATGcagtattattatataaaattatacaaaCAAAAAATGGGGAGGAGAAGAGCACACAGTCAGAAAGAGAAGTGAAAAGAATCTGTTGGAGAATAAAAagacttaatattttaataagacAATTAGAGTTTTTGGTGCTTATTTGTGGAATATATCCAACAACTATAAGCTACATATATAATCACTAATTAATATTTGTTGGGTCACTTTACGTGAGAAAAATATCCTAATCTTCTTTGGTAATTCTTCACCCATAAACTGCAATTATCTAGCTGTAAACGGAGCTAAGTAATCCACCTCCATCAGATGGGTTTGTAacttgaaattaattaaaacgGAATAATTGGAGATGGTCTATTGGTATCTATCTAATTTTGTAATAGGAATATAAGATGGGCTTTAACTTGTACGTAAACCGTAGACATAGAAGATAACAAAGATATAGCATCTAtagtaaaactaaaatatttttttggtactATTTGGTAACATGGATAACAAtaaaatgagaattgtttgaaaacatggataGTAGTGTGTTTAgtatcttttttatttacacatttaaccattatatttacaataaatttagtacttacttttttttatttacagattatgccactacatttaaaataaatttaaattaactaATTACAATTTCGAAGCTTATCTAACCAAATCGATATTCATATATTGatcattattaatattatacgaATATTAACCAAATTACATGTATTAAAGGGAGATAATATATTGAGAAATTTGAccctataaccaaaaaaaaaactatatttcatcATCTAACCATataaccctctctctctcttcatttcccttcctatctctctctaccttcttactacaaaactaatatttttccCATTATAGTCATCTAGCAAATTAACCCTAATAAATtcatatattacattaaatTGCATCaagctataaaattatttataatataatattatgtacaaataaaaaaaattattatcaaacatctatattataaaataatatattttactttatatgtaaattacaaaacataaaaaaatatacatgagattttctttataaaaccaGTTGTTTATGAATTTACGTTGaacacaagtttttttttttaactgacgTTGAACACAAGTTAAATCAAATATCTGCGTGGAAGTGCGGGTCAAGTTCTATTATATTTGTAAAGAATGAGATTGAGGACTCTAATTAAGACTATACGTAAAGTTTAGTTTTacttaatataatataatatttacataGTATGTTGCATGTTGATCACATACATTCTAGCTAACGTAATAATATTtgatgttataaaaaaaatatgaacgcTAGCTATACAGTTTTGGAAATCTAAGACTAATGGTGTggtttgttgtaaaaaaaaatattgaagataagAGTTTTACCATGATTTTGAATTCTAATCCTCCATTTCTTGTAGTAAAACTTAATCATACTCCCTTAGATAGGGCAAACAAAAGAGAATGCATGAAGTTAGTCTCAAATGATGACTACATTGTTATGTATAGACAATTAATTGTATAATTAGCACACACTCTAGCTCGAAGCTCGAAAGAACCTTTCTGGCTACTGCTGCATGTTGATGCTGGTAACGAGTAATAAAACTAGTCAAATCGTAGAATTGAGAGCATAACACGTGAATAACAACTAAATCCGATTAAAGTATAAAAGTTAATTAAGTATGATATGTTCGAGGGTTAAAGTTCTCCACTCAAGTATTCTTTTTCATCACGTGAACCAAATTAATCATCAGAAGACGTACTCAAACGATAGCCAACAGATTGATAAAGCTCTAACTTTTTTgtagaatcattttaattcaTATTGCTAATATATTGGTTTAGTTtacgattatatatatatattaatattaactaGCTGTAATcaattacaattatttttagttaagtTTTTCTCTTATACGAAACGAATCCATGGCATAAGTgtacacccaaaaaaaaaacacaaatccaTATTCCATATTCCATAACATATTTGCTTTTTGATAAAATCGTAAAcaattaatttgttttgtattAGAGGTGATGAAGCTCGAGCTCAAGCTCGATGAAGATGGCGATGAGAAAAGAGAGTGAGAGCAAAGTTTGTTAGAGGTTGTAAACTTTATTTACTCAATTAATTGTAACTGTATACAATGTCTGTATTTTATATGCACATGTGAACATAGGGGAGATAcgtgttgaacaaaaaaaaaaaaaaaaggggagaTACGTTATCAGCTTTTAAGACAGCACGGTGTTTCGAATTTCGAATGAATCAACTCATCCGCCACACTGTTTTACGTAAGAGGCAGTCTACAAAAACGACACGTAGTTTATATCATCAAGGACCGAACAACAACAGGCGCATGGATGATGGATGGTGATTGCTAACCAGAGAAGGTTGTCACCGCACAGACTCTTccctcttctcttcttcctcgtgaATTCGATCATTAAACAAAACTTCAATATCAGATTAGGGTCTCTTGGGCTCTCCGCAATTCCGAGGTAATTCAATctctcatttttaattttagggTTCATGCAGCCCAATTTTAAAATTTCCGCCAAAGTTACATGTTCGGTTTAGGTGGCGGATTGTATCTGTGTCTCGAGGAGAGGTTATCATACGACGATTAGATGTTCTGGAATTTGAAAAGTTGAAACCTTTCGTCTCCTTTTACCCTCTGAATCTCTCGCGCTCTGTATTAAATCGAAGTGTTTTGTTATTGCCTTCTGTTTCCATGTGTAGTGGATTCATGTTTCTATAGCCAAAATGCTTTGATTTGGTTCGGTTATAATctaaaagtttcaatctttttcgGTCTGAATGTGCCTTTATCATTGAAATGACACTACTCTGCATTGCAATAACAGTTTTGCTCGGTTTGAATCTGAAAGTTTCAGCCTTTTTTTTGTCTGAATGTGCCTTCATCGTTGAAATGACACTGCTTTGCATCTATTCACTTGTTGTTACAATAATAGTTTCTAAGTGATTGTGTGGTTGATATGTCCTGTGATAGCTTAAAATAAGAAACTGAGAGCTTAGACTGGTTGTTTTCGTTTATTTTTGGTGTTACagagttttgattttgatgttttGACTACAATAACTAGAGATTTGATGTTTTGGTTTGTGTCTGAATGTGCCTTCATCATTGACATAACATTGTTTTTTGCATCGCAATAGTAGTTTCTAGGTGATTGTGCGGTTGATTTCTTAAGCTTAGGAGCTTAGATTGTCACATCCAATAGAGGAACCATGCAGTTGCATTGAGCTTGGACTACAATAAGTAAAGATTTTTGATATTATGTTTGTGTCTTCCTTGTTTGTTTGCAGGACATGGCAGGGAAACGGGTGATAGCAATATGTATGTCCGGTGGAGAGTTTCTGACGGAGAAAGGCGGAGCGTTAACTTACAAAGGAGGCGATGCTCACGCGATAGACGTGGACGAGGAGATGAAGTTCAAAGACTTTCTATCAGAGATAGGGGAGATGTTTAACTGCGACGCTAGAACGGTTTCTCTCAAGTACTTTCTCCCTGATAACAAGAAGACTCTCATCTCCATCTCCAACGATAAAGATTTGAAACGGATGATCAAGTTCCACGAGAACTCTAACAGTGCTGATGTCTATCTCATACCTGAAGAGCCTTCTCCAGACATCTCAAACATGCCTGCTAGCAGGTAAGCAAATCCGTTTCTTGAATCATCTATCATCATCAAGCCCGGTCCTGGACAAAGCCTAATGAAACATTCGCCTATAGATAGGTTtccaaatttataaataaaaaaataattgaaatcttTACTAAATCATCATTGTCGCcttaaagagttttttttttcttacagatCTAGCAGAACTACATTGTCTGAAGCAGTTCCTCTGGAGGATATGATAGACGACATAGCAGGACCAGAAGATCTCCCCCTCTCAGTCTCAGCTCCTCCCGTTGTAACCATGGAGCAGCAAGTAGTGAACCGACCTGAAGACACACAGATCGTCATCACTACTCCACCCGACATAATGTCAGCCATCCTCGAAGCCCCGAATCCGAAAGGAGACATCCTCACAAAGGCGAGAACGCAGCAATGGCAGAACACGATCACAGGCGTCGGGCAGAGGTTCAAAAACGTGAGCGAGTTCCGGGAAGCTCTCCGCAAGTACGCCATCGCGAACCAGTTCGGGTTCCGCTACAAGAAGAACGACAGCCACCGCGTGACGGTCAAATGCAAAGCCGAAGGCTGTCCCTGGAGGATCCACGCCTCCAGGCTGTCAACCACTCAGCTCATCTGCATCAAGAAGATGACTCCCTCGCACACCTGCGAAGGCGCGGGAGGCGTCAACGGCCTCCAGACGAGTAGGAGCTGGGTGGCTAGCATCATCAAGGAGAAGCTGAAAGTGTTTCCTAACTACAAACCGAAAGATATCGTCAGCGACATCAAGGAGGAGTATGGGATCCAGCTGAACTACTTCCAAGCGTGGCGCGGGAAAGAGATCGCGAGAGAGCAGCTTCAGGGATCGTACAAGGACGGTTACAAGCAGCTCCCGTCCTTCTGCGAGAAGATCATGGAGACCAATCCAGGGAGCTTAGCTACGTTCACCACCAAGGAGGATTCGAGTTTTCACCGCGTCTTCGTGTCCTTCCACGCCTCGGTTTACGGTTTCCTCGAGGCGTGTAGACCGTTAGTGTTTCTCGACAGCATGCCGCTGAAGTCGAAGTACCAAGGGACGCTGCTGGCCGCTACTTCCGTCGACGGGGACGACGAAGTGTTTccgctagcgtttgcggttgttGACGCGGAGACGGAGGATAACTGGGAGTGGTTCTTGCTTCAGCTGAGGTCTGTTCTCGCTCCAGACCAACAGGTTTCTAGCCAGATCACGTTCGTTGCGGATAGACAGAAGAGTCTCCAAGAGCTCATCCCAAAGGTGTTTGTAAACTCCTTCCACGCCTACTGCTTAAGGTACTTAACCGACGAGCTCATCAGAGACTTGAAAGGACCGTTCTCCCACGAGATCAAGCGTTTAATCGTCGACGACTTCTACTCGGCGGCCTACGCGCCGAGGCCTGATTCGTTCGAGAGACACGTGGAGAACATCAAAGGCCTCTCACCGGACGCGTACAGCTGGATCGTGCATAACAGCCAGCCGGATCACTGGGCCAACGCTTACTTCCCCGGCTCTCGTTACAACCACTTGACATCGAACTCGGGCGAGCCGTTCTTCACCTGGGCCTCCGATGCCAACGACCTGCCTATAACTCAAATGGTGGATGTGATCCGAGGGAAGATAATGGGGTTGATCCACGTGAGACGTATCAACGCAGCTGAATGTAATGGGAGATTGACTCCTTCGATGGAAGTAAAGCTGGAGAAAGAGTGTTTAAAAGCGCAGAGCCTCCACGTAGCGTCCTCCGCGGATAACAACTTGTTTCAAGTCCGCGGAGAGACGTACGAGCTCGTGAACATTTCGCAGTGGGACTGTAGCTGTAAAGGCTGGCAGTTAACGGGGTTGCCGTGTCACCACGCTGTTGCGGTTATCAGCTGTATTGGACGCAGCCCTTACGAGTTGTGTTCTAGATATTTTAGCGTTGAGAGTTACAGGGTGACGTACTCTGTGTCGATTAATCCGGTGCCTTTGTTGGAAGGAGGGGAGATGTGTTGTAGAGAGAGCTCTGGGGGATCTGCGGTGACGGTGACACCGCCGCCTACGAGGCGGCCACCGGGGAGGCCGCCGAAGAAGAAAACGCCGGCGGAGGAGGTGATGAAGCGGCAGCTGCAGTGTAGTAGGTGCAAGGGACTTGGTCATAACAAGTCGACTTGTAAAGAATATCTTCTTGAATGTTAGTTGTTTGGATTTGGTTccattatgtttttgtttttaattaactTTCATCAACTTTTTATGATCAATCTGTAAGAAAGGaggattgattttttttttttacgttaaACACTTTTGTATTTTAGTTTTCATGCAATAAATTTTCTTGCTAAAGTTTTCACTTGTGAGCTtgtctaaatgataaggttagTCTTAAGAGAAACACATACATAACAAAATGGATTTGAATGTTACAATGTTTCTAACTTTCTTTTATTAGTTTGTGCCATCTGATTCACATTTTAAGGTTGAAACTATTTTTCTTTGATAATTGTAGAAACTTTCACCAACCTCTTTATTCACTTCAATTTTCACCTTTTTCatggatttttattttatgtttgtcTGGAGAATGAGACTGTAAACTCCAAACTCtcttacaaaataattaaaaactttgTCGACTTTTACAAGATCATAACCCCCACAATGATTCACTCTTTTCTGTACTCACTACAACAAACAAGGGGTTATAAAATCACCATATTGAGATTGAATAATAGTTGACAAAACTGAGAAGGTAAAGACAGATGTGAATTTCTCAGACTGTTCCCTTCTCTAGTTTTCATGTTTGCAGGTAGTAGCAGATGAATCACAAACCGAGCCACGGACACTGCTTCCTAGCATGTTCGGGTACTAACTTAGCCGCCATCTCCACAGGCACACCTTTAAGCTCTGCTTTCACACAACACATTAAGAAAACATGAGTTTTAAGTCACTTATCTTTATGTAAAGACAAGGACGAATGGGGGAAGTAAAGTACCATGAGGCTTGAAGTTGAAAAGTGGTGGAAAGAAACGTCCGTTGGGCAACCGTGCATTCGGATCTCTAAGCTCGTCAAAGAACGGGTGGACCAATGCATCAAGCTAGTTGCCAAGATTACAAAGTTTCAACAAAATAAGATAAAGAGACGAGAGATTTTGCAGAATGAAAGGAAAGTGAGAGAAGTTGCAGAAATACTCACAGCACCGCAACGGAGACTAGGAGAGTATTGAAGAAGCCTTGAGACTAAATCAACAGCTTCTGGAGGCATCCTCTTGTGGAAAATCTGGAATTTTTTAAATGACAAAAAATGTTTCAGTTAACAGCTAACTTAAACAAGGCATTGAACTTGTTTACTTGTAAAGCAAGTTACCTTATGCCATGGATGAGCTTTAATCTGAGGGAACTTGAACTCAGTGTAGTTCGGGTTCATGCATTTGATCTC is drawn from Brassica rapa cultivar Chiifu-401-42 chromosome A05, CAAS_Brap_v3.01, whole genome shotgun sequence and contains these coding sequences:
- the LOC103870787 gene encoding uncharacterized protein LOC103870787 isoform X1, translating into MVIANQRRLSPHRLFPLLFFLVNSIIKQNFNIRLGSLGLSAIPRWRIVSVSRGEDMAGKRVIAICMSGGEFLTEKGGALTYKGGDAHAIDVDEEMKFKDFLSEIGEMFNCDARTVSLKYFLPDNKKTLISISNDKDLKRMIKFHENSNSADVYLIPEEPSPDISNMPASRSSRTTLSEAVPLEDMIDDIAGPEDLPLSVSAPPVVTMEQQVVNRPEDTQIVITTPPDIMSAILEAPNPKGDILTKARTQQWQNTITGVGQRFKNVSEFREALRKYAIANQFGFRYKKNDSHRVTVKCKAEGCPWRIHASRLSTTQLICIKKMTPSHTCEGAGGVNGLQTSRSWVASIIKEKLKVFPNYKPKDIVSDIKEEYGIQLNYFQAWRGKEIAREQLQGSYKDGYKQLPSFCEKIMETNPGSLATFTTKEDSSFHRVFVSFHASVYGFLEACRPLVFLDSMPLKSKYQGTLLAATSVDGDDEVFPLAFAVVDAETEDNWEWFLLQLRSVLAPDQQVSSQITFVADRQKSLQELIPKVFVNSFHAYCLRYLTDELIRDLKGPFSHEIKRLIVDDFYSAAYAPRPDSFERHVENIKGLSPDAYSWIVHNSQPDHWANAYFPGSRYNHLTSNSGEPFFTWASDANDLPITQMVDVIRGKIMGLIHVRRINAAECNGRLTPSMEVKLEKECLKAQSLHVASSADNNLFQVRGETYELVNISQWDCSCKGWQLTGLPCHHAVAVISCIGRSPYELCSRYFSVESYRVTYSVSINPVPLLEGGEMCCRESSGGSAVTVTPPPTRRPPGRPPKKKTPAEEVMKRQLQCSRCKGLGHNKSTCKEYLLEC
- the LOC103870787 gene encoding uncharacterized protein LOC103870787 isoform X2; the encoded protein is MAGKRVIAICMSGGEFLTEKGGALTYKGGDAHAIDVDEEMKFKDFLSEIGEMFNCDARTVSLKYFLPDNKKTLISISNDKDLKRMIKFHENSNSADVYLIPEEPSPDISNMPASRSSRTTLSEAVPLEDMIDDIAGPEDLPLSVSAPPVVTMEQQVVNRPEDTQIVITTPPDIMSAILEAPNPKGDILTKARTQQWQNTITGVGQRFKNVSEFREALRKYAIANQFGFRYKKNDSHRVTVKCKAEGCPWRIHASRLSTTQLICIKKMTPSHTCEGAGGVNGLQTSRSWVASIIKEKLKVFPNYKPKDIVSDIKEEYGIQLNYFQAWRGKEIAREQLQGSYKDGYKQLPSFCEKIMETNPGSLATFTTKEDSSFHRVFVSFHASVYGFLEACRPLVFLDSMPLKSKYQGTLLAATSVDGDDEVFPLAFAVVDAETEDNWEWFLLQLRSVLAPDQQVSSQITFVADRQKSLQELIPKVFVNSFHAYCLRYLTDELIRDLKGPFSHEIKRLIVDDFYSAAYAPRPDSFERHVENIKGLSPDAYSWIVHNSQPDHWANAYFPGSRYNHLTSNSGEPFFTWASDANDLPITQMVDVIRGKIMGLIHVRRINAAECNGRLTPSMEVKLEKECLKAQSLHVASSADNNLFQVRGETYELVNISQWDCSCKGWQLTGLPCHHAVAVISCIGRSPYELCSRYFSVESYRVTYSVSINPVPLLEGGEMCCRESSGGSAVTVTPPPTRRPPGRPPKKKTPAEEVMKRQLQCSRCKGLGHNKSTCKEYLLEC
- the LOC103870786 gene encoding uncharacterized protein LOC103870786, whose translation is MRKPHISTFETTFNPKPLSYLSRLFLFSSRSIKFQRHILMGGSMSHSLFSFFKTRRSQRVEVDASWDDVVYTRKAMASDEDKRYWVAEPGIDRKASAFIAKFHATRVSASQRQSLSP